In Penaeus monodon isolate SGIC_2016 unplaced genomic scaffold, NSTDA_Pmon_1 PmonScaffold_16596, whole genome shotgun sequence, one DNA window encodes the following:
- the LOC119569566 gene encoding LOW QUALITY PROTEIN: deoxyhypusine hydroxylase-like (The sequence of the model RefSeq protein was modified relative to this genomic sequence to represent the inferred CDS: inserted 2 bases in 2 codons), translated as MVPDHKIEAIGTLLKDEKRPLKERFRALFTLRNLGGDAAIAAISQCFGDPSXLLKHELAYCLGQMGDVKAIPKLIEVLKDVQQEPMVRHEAGEALGAIGDPSVLTLLREYSKDPVVEVAETCQLAVGRIEWLQSEAKEREKFESDGKFFSVDPTPPSTETSTEKLREILLDESLPLFDRYRAMFSLRNMNTPESAKALSAGFKCSSALFRHEIGYVLGQMASDSVVDELAAVVRDENENEMVRHEAAEALGSVATEKAMAVLKDYLGDGARVVRESCEVALDMSEYENSXEFQYADGLVN; from the exons ATGGTCCCTGATCACAAAATTGAAGCCATCGGAACTCTTTTAAAGGATGAGAAACGTCCTTTAAAAGAAAGATTTCGTGCACTCTTCACATTAAGAAACTTGGGTGGTGATGCTGCTATTGCTGCTATTTCACAGTGCTTTGGTGACCCAT GCTTGTTGAAACATGAGTTGGCCTACTGCCTTGGACAGATGGGAGATGTAAAAGCTATTCCCAAGCTTATTGAGGTACTGAAAGATGTACAGCAAGAGCCAATGGTACGACATGAGGCAGGGGAAGCACTAGGGGCCATAGGTGATCCGAGCGTGCTTACATTACTCAGAGAATATAGCAAGGATCCAGTTGTAGAAGTTGCAGAGACCTGTCAGTTAGCTGTAGGAAGAATAGAGTGGTTACAGAGTGAAGccaaggaaagagaaaagtttgAAAGTGATGGAAAATTCTTTTCTGTTGATCCTACACCACCATCAACAGAAACCAGTACtgaaaaattaagagaaatacTCCTTGATGAATCTCTGCCACTATTCGATAGATATAGAGCTATGTTTTCTCTGCGTAACATGAACACTCCTGAAAGTGCTAAGGCATTGTCAGCTGGATTCAAATGTTCAAGTGCTCTTTTCAGGCATGAAATTGGATATGTACTGGGTCAGATGGCAAGTGATTCAGTAGTAGATGAGTTGGCTGCCGTTGTtcgagatgaaaatgaaaatgaaatggttAGACATGAGGCAGCTGAAGCTCTTGGATCAGTGGCTACAGAGAAAGCCATGGCAGTTCTAAAGGACTATCTTGGGGATGGAGCTCGAGTTGTGCGAGAGAGTTGTGAAGTAGCCCTCGATATGTCTGAATATGAAAATA TCGAATTTCAATATGCTGATGGACTTGTAAACTGA